A region of Streptomyces sp. NBC_01267 DNA encodes the following proteins:
- a CDS encoding GntR family transcriptional regulator, with translation MTRRHQEIADNLRRDLAEGVYPVGSALPAEADLAAAYAVSRGTVRQALATLLAEGLLGSRQGARHTVLSTTPSQSFAELRSFAQWARAGGHVPGGLVLDSVRGGASVQEAALLQLAPDDGVLRVLRLRTLDGAPVLLERTVYAGWTADAVEALPDDCESVTQRLLDDTGLVFAHGEHHLDAVAAGTVDARELAVRRGSPLLRVRRTTLTADGRPVETSDDRYRPGSVVFTVRNSTQANSLARTAPVRTSAGPTSAASTSPTPTSPEQKCEPS, from the coding sequence GTGACCCGACGGCATCAGGAGATCGCCGACAATCTCCGCCGTGACCTGGCCGAAGGCGTCTACCCGGTGGGTTCGGCCCTGCCGGCGGAGGCCGATCTGGCCGCCGCGTACGCCGTCTCCCGGGGCACCGTCCGCCAGGCCCTGGCCACCCTGCTCGCCGAGGGACTGCTCGGTTCCCGGCAGGGCGCGCGCCACACTGTGCTGAGTACCACACCGAGCCAGAGCTTCGCCGAACTGCGCAGTTTCGCGCAGTGGGCGCGGGCGGGCGGGCACGTTCCCGGCGGGCTCGTGCTGGATTCGGTACGCGGCGGGGCGAGCGTCCAGGAGGCGGCCCTGCTGCAGCTCGCCCCGGACGACGGAGTCCTGCGGGTGCTGCGGCTGCGCACCCTGGACGGGGCTCCTGTCCTGCTGGAGCGCACCGTCTACGCCGGCTGGACGGCCGACGCGGTCGAGGCGCTGCCCGACGACTGCGAGTCCGTCACCCAGCGGCTCCTCGACGACACCGGGCTGGTCTTCGCACACGGTGAACACCACCTGGACGCCGTCGCCGCCGGGACGGTCGACGCGCGTGAGCTGGCCGTCCGCCGCGGGAGCCCGCTGCTGCGGGTGCGCCGCACCACGCTCACCGCCGACGGGCGCCCCGTCGAGACCTCGGACGACCGCTACCGCCCGGGGTCGGTGGTCTTCACCGTACGCAACTCCACCCAGGCCAACTCCCTGGCCCGTACCGCACCGGTCCGCACCTCAGCGGGCCCCACCTCAGCGGCCTCCACCTCGCCGACCCCCACCTCACCGGAACAGAAATGCGAGCCCTCATGA
- a CDS encoding HAD family hydrolase, whose amino-acid sequence MTLPAALLCDMDGTLVDTEHEWLQAVATLLRTQGAPAGPEAVVGFAGAAVADAADRLVREHGITLTAAATATRLDKDFTARVAAGVTVQPGALRLLDQAASLGIAVALVTASERHVADMVLRTLGAHRFAASVASGEASRGKPHPDPYLTAAAALGVDPAECLAVEDTPTGAAAALAAGCRLLAVPTVPGIVPGPRTTLVPSLADVDLRALR is encoded by the coding sequence ATGACCCTCCCCGCCGCCCTGCTGTGCGACATGGACGGCACCCTCGTCGACACCGAGCACGAGTGGCTCCAGGCGGTGGCCACGCTGCTGCGGACGCAGGGCGCCCCGGCCGGCCCCGAAGCTGTGGTCGGGTTCGCGGGGGCGGCGGTGGCCGACGCGGCCGACCGCCTGGTCCGCGAGCACGGCATCACCCTGACCGCCGCGGCCACGGCGACCCGCCTCGACAAGGACTTCACCGCCCGGGTGGCGGCCGGTGTCACCGTCCAGCCCGGTGCCCTGCGCCTGCTGGACCAGGCGGCCTCGCTGGGGATCGCGGTGGCCCTGGTGACAGCCTCCGAGCGGCATGTGGCCGACATGGTGCTGCGGACGCTCGGGGCGCACCGGTTCGCCGCTTCCGTGGCCTCGGGCGAGGCATCACGGGGCAAGCCCCACCCCGACCCGTACCTGACGGCCGCCGCGGCGCTGGGCGTGGACCCGGCGGAGTGCCTGGCCGTGGAGGACACCCCGACCGGGGCTGCGGCGGCGCTGGCCGCGGGCTGCCGGCTGCTGGCCGTCCCGACGGTCCCGGGCATCGTTCCCGGCCCCCGCACCACCCTGGTGCCCTCACTGGCGGACGTGGACCTGCGGGCGCTGCGGTAG
- a CDS encoding HU family DNA-binding protein: protein MNRSELVAALADRAEVTRKDADAVLAALAETVGEIVAKGDEKVTIPGFLTFERTHRAARTARNPQTGDPINIPAGYSVKVSAGSKLKEAAKGK, encoded by the coding sequence ATGAACCGCAGTGAGCTGGTGGCCGCCCTGGCCGATCGTGCCGAGGTGACTCGTAAGGACGCCGACGCCGTTCTGGCCGCTCTCGCCGAGACGGTCGGCGAGATCGTCGCCAAGGGCGACGAGAAGGTCACCATCCCCGGCTTCCTGACCTTCGAGCGCACCCACCGTGCCGCTCGCACCGCGCGTAACCCGCAGACCGGCGACCCGATCAACATCCCCGCCGGCTACAGCGTGAAGGTCTCCGCGGGCTCGAAGCTCAAGGAAGCCGCCAAGGGCAAGTAG
- a CDS encoding NAD-dependent malic enzyme, whose product MATAPSVSYSITARLEVPASGTAVSQLTTAVESSGGSVTGLDVTASGHEKLRIDVTIAATSTDHAEQIVQQLKGIEGVELGKVSDRTFLMHLGGKIEMASKHPIRNRDDLSMIYTPGVARVCMAIAENPEDARRLTIKRNSVAVVTDGSAVLGLGNIGPMAALPVMEGKAALFKRFAGIDAWPICLDTQDSDAIVEIVKAIAPGFAGINLEDISAPRCFEIEARLREALDIPVFHDDQHGTAIVVLAALTNALRVVEKEFGEVRVVMSGAGAAGTAILKLLLAAGVKHAVVADIHGVVHAGRADLVDATPESPLRWIADNTNPEGVTGTLKEAVVGADVFIGVSAPNVLNGDDVAAMADGAIVFALANPDPEVEPAIARQTAAVVATGRSDFPNQINNVLVFPGVFRGLLDAQSRTVNTEMMLAAAGALADVVGADELNANYIIPSVFNDRVAGAVAGAVSTAAKAAGPAVTAPTSA is encoded by the coding sequence ATGGCAACGGCGCCAAGCGTCTCGTACTCGATCACGGCGCGTCTGGAGGTCCCCGCGAGCGGGACCGCGGTCAGTCAGCTCACCACGGCCGTCGAGTCCTCCGGCGGCTCGGTCACCGGTCTCGACGTCACCGCGTCCGGCCACGAGAAGCTGCGGATCGACGTCACCATCGCCGCGACCTCCACCGACCACGCCGAACAGATCGTCCAGCAGCTCAAGGGCATCGAGGGGGTCGAGCTCGGCAAGGTCTCCGACCGTACGTTCCTGATGCACCTCGGTGGCAAGATCGAGATGGCGTCCAAGCACCCCATCCGCAACCGTGACGATCTCTCGATGATCTACACGCCCGGTGTGGCCCGTGTCTGCATGGCGATCGCGGAGAACCCCGAGGACGCCCGCCGGCTGACCATCAAGCGCAACTCCGTTGCAGTGGTGACGGACGGCTCCGCGGTGCTCGGCCTCGGCAACATCGGCCCGATGGCCGCACTGCCGGTCATGGAGGGCAAGGCGGCCCTCTTCAAGCGCTTCGCGGGCATCGACGCCTGGCCGATCTGCCTCGACACCCAGGACTCCGACGCGATCGTCGAGATCGTCAAGGCGATCGCCCCCGGCTTCGCGGGCATCAACCTGGAGGACATCTCCGCCCCCCGCTGCTTCGAGATCGAGGCCCGCCTGCGCGAGGCCCTCGATATCCCCGTCTTCCACGACGACCAGCACGGCACCGCGATCGTGGTGCTCGCCGCGCTGACGAACGCGCTGCGGGTCGTGGAGAAGGAGTTCGGCGAGGTACGGGTCGTCATGTCCGGCGCGGGAGCGGCCGGTACGGCCATTCTGAAGCTGCTGCTCGCCGCGGGCGTCAAGCACGCGGTCGTCGCCGACATCCACGGCGTGGTGCACGCCGGCCGCGCGGACCTGGTCGACGCCACCCCCGAGTCGCCGCTGCGCTGGATCGCCGACAACACCAACCCCGAAGGTGTGACGGGCACGTTGAAGGAGGCCGTCGTCGGCGCCGACGTCTTCATCGGTGTCTCCGCTCCGAACGTCCTGAACGGCGACGACGTCGCGGCCATGGCGGACGGTGCGATCGTGTTCGCGCTCGCGAACCCGGACCCCGAGGTCGAGCCGGCAATCGCCCGGCAGACGGCGGCAGTTGTGGCCACCGGCCGCTCGGACTTCCCGAACCAGATCAACAACGTGCTGGTCTTCCCCGGTGTGTTCCGCGGTCTGCTGGACGCGCAGTCCCGCACCGTCAACACGGAGATGATGCTGGCCGCCGCGGGCGCGCTCGCCGATGTCGTCGGCGCTGACGAACTCAACGCGAACTACATCATTCCCTCGGTCTTCAACGACCGGGTCGCGGGGGCCGTCGCGGGAGCCGTCAGCACGGCGGCCAAGGCGGCCGGTCCGGCTGTGACGGCGCCCACGTCTGCCTGA
- a CDS encoding HelD family protein — translation MAAQDAAVDSVRDREIAIEQEHLDQVYRRLEEKIHEAEFLMNDAAQRGQVGTPGALAERDAQVFRAGIHLNRLNNEFEDFLFGRVDLLLGKDGKKGPDGAYTAVEPAEDAVRPDNTADIAETLHIGRIGVLDSDYSPLVIDWRAPAAAPFYRSTPVDPGRVVRRRVIRSKGRKVLGVEDDLMRPELTAALGGTELAVVGDGALMAALGQARSHTMRDIVSSIQAEQDLVIRAPAASVTEVSGGPGTGKTAVALHRAAYLLYQDRRRYAGGILIVSPTPLLVAYTEGVLPSLGEEGQVAIRAVGSLVDGAEATAYDEPAVARIKGSSRMLQVLRRAARGALEGSSGRPARGRSRGGAQEGEQLAFGESPSDQKSDQKSDQGSDQESSQDGTRGGTPDRLRVVAFGGRLELDGDELRRIRHNVLGGTAPVNLLRPRARRLVLDALWAKSNGRGRYTDPELAAELRSTFDDDVSNEDSFLEFLDAWWPELTPRGVLAAMADERRLGRWARRVLNQGEVRKLARALKREALSVHDVALLDELQTLLGTPHRPRKKREYDPLDQLTGLEELMPHREETQWERAERLAQERTEYAHVIVDEAQDLTPMQWRMVGRRGRQATWTIVGDAAQSSWSTPDEAADARDEALGARPRRHFTLTVNYRNPAEIAELAAKVLALAMPGMESPSAVRSTGVEPRFAVVRDGDLARTVREEAGRLLERVDGTVGVVVAMNRREQARKWLAELGDRVVALGSLEAKGLEYDATVVVSPAEIADESPAGLRVLYVALTRATQQLTVVSAAGDAPDGAGVPDLLRD, via the coding sequence GTGGCCGCGCAGGATGCCGCTGTCGACTCGGTCAGAGACCGCGAGATCGCGATCGAGCAGGAGCACCTGGACCAGGTGTACCGCCGCCTTGAGGAGAAGATCCACGAGGCTGAATTCCTCATGAACGACGCCGCCCAGCGCGGCCAGGTCGGTACGCCCGGTGCGCTCGCCGAGCGGGACGCCCAGGTCTTCCGGGCGGGCATCCACCTCAACCGCCTCAACAACGAGTTCGAGGACTTCCTCTTCGGCCGCGTCGACCTGCTCCTGGGCAAGGACGGCAAGAAGGGCCCGGACGGCGCGTACACCGCCGTGGAGCCCGCCGAGGACGCCGTACGGCCCGACAACACCGCCGACATCGCGGAGACCCTGCACATCGGCCGGATCGGCGTGCTGGACTCCGACTACTCCCCGCTGGTCATCGACTGGCGGGCCCCCGCGGCGGCGCCCTTCTACCGCTCGACGCCCGTCGACCCGGGCCGGGTGGTGCGCCGCAGGGTGATCCGGTCCAAGGGCCGCAAGGTCCTCGGCGTCGAGGACGACCTGATGCGCCCCGAGCTGACCGCGGCCCTGGGCGGCACGGAACTGGCCGTCGTCGGGGACGGCGCGCTGATGGCCGCCCTCGGGCAGGCCCGCAGCCACACCATGCGGGACATCGTCTCGTCCATCCAGGCCGAACAGGACCTGGTGATCCGGGCGCCCGCCGCGTCGGTCACCGAGGTGTCGGGCGGGCCCGGCACCGGCAAGACGGCCGTCGCGCTGCACCGGGCCGCGTACCTGCTCTACCAGGACCGCCGCCGGTACGCGGGCGGCATCCTGATCGTCTCGCCGACGCCGCTGCTCGTGGCGTACACCGAGGGCGTGCTGCCCTCGCTCGGCGAGGAGGGACAGGTCGCGATCCGGGCGGTCGGCTCGCTGGTGGACGGCGCGGAGGCGACGGCGTACGACGAGCCGGCCGTCGCCCGCATCAAGGGCTCCTCCCGGATGCTCCAGGTGCTGCGCAGAGCGGCCCGTGGGGCCCTGGAGGGCAGCTCGGGCCGCCCGGCCCGGGGCAGGAGCCGTGGCGGCGCCCAGGAGGGCGAGCAGCTGGCCTTCGGCGAGTCCCCGTCGGATCAGAAGTCGGATCAGAAGTCGGATCAGGGTTCGGATCAGGAGTCGTCCCAGGACGGGACACGCGGTGGTACTCCGGACCGGCTGCGCGTCGTCGCCTTCGGCGGGCGCCTCGAACTGGACGGCGACGAGCTCCGGCGCATCCGCCACAACGTCCTCGGCGGCACTGCCCCCGTCAACCTGCTGCGCCCGCGCGCCCGGCGGCTGGTGCTCGACGCGCTGTGGGCGAAGTCCAACGGCCGCGGGCGCTACACGGACCCCGAACTGGCCGCCGAGCTGCGCTCCACCTTCGACGACGACGTGTCGAACGAGGACAGCTTCCTGGAGTTCCTGGACGCCTGGTGGCCCGAGCTGACCCCGCGCGGGGTGCTCGCCGCGATGGCCGACGAGCGCAGGCTGGGCCGCTGGGCCCGCCGGGTGCTCAACCAGGGCGAGGTGCGCAAGCTGGCCCGCGCCCTCAAGCGGGAGGCGCTCTCCGTGCACGACGTGGCGCTCCTGGACGAGCTGCAGACCCTGCTCGGCACCCCGCACCGGCCCCGGAAGAAGCGCGAGTACGACCCGCTCGACCAGCTCACCGGCCTGGAGGAGCTGATGCCGCACCGCGAGGAGACCCAGTGGGAGCGGGCCGAGCGGCTGGCGCAGGAGCGCACCGAGTACGCCCATGTCATCGTCGACGAGGCGCAGGACCTCACGCCCATGCAGTGGCGGATGGTCGGCCGCCGCGGCAGGCAGGCGACCTGGACGATCGTCGGGGACGCGGCCCAGTCGTCCTGGTCGACCCCGGACGAGGCGGCCGATGCCCGCGACGAGGCGCTCGGCGCCCGCCCGCGCCGCCACTTCACGCTGACCGTCAACTACCGCAACCCGGCGGAGATCGCCGAGCTCGCGGCGAAGGTGCTGGCGCTGGCCATGCCGGGGATGGAGTCGCCGTCGGCGGTCCGTTCCACGGGGGTCGAGCCGCGGTTCGCCGTCGTACGCGACGGGGACCTGGCCCGGACCGTACGGGAGGAGGCCGGGCGGCTGCTGGAGCGGGTCGACGGCACGGTGGGTGTGGTCGTCGCCATGAACCGGCGCGAGCAGGCCAGGAAGTGGCTGGCCGAACTCGGCGACCGGGTGGTGGCGCTCGGCAGCCTGGAGGCCAAGGGCCTGGAGTACGACGCGACGGTGGTCGTCTCGCCCGCCGAGATCGCGGACGAGTCACCGGCCGGGCTCCGGGTGCTGTACGTGGCGCTGACCCGGGCCACACAGCAGCTCACGGTGGTCTCGGCGGCGGGTGACGCGCCGGACGGGGCGGGCGTACCGGATCTGCTGCGGGACTGA
- a CDS encoding CGNR zinc finger domain-containing protein, with amino-acid sequence MGTHAYELRFDSGRICLDLLATESEAVEQLDCGRRLAAWLTGSGLVPAGTPLPVPDADWVAAFIELRCHIAELIRAEVGGRVAERALAEVNARAAVAPPVLRAVRGAGGRLVGELAAVPGPAALLAVVARDAVDLLTDPAARALLRQCEGDNCRRLYLDTSRGHRRRWCSSEVCGNRERVARHRRRAAVAART; translated from the coding sequence ATGGGTACGCACGCGTACGAGTTGCGGTTCGATTCAGGGCGCATCTGCCTGGACCTGTTGGCGACGGAGTCGGAAGCCGTCGAACAACTCGACTGCGGGCGGCGACTGGCCGCCTGGCTCACCGGTTCCGGGCTGGTCCCGGCCGGTACGCCGCTGCCGGTGCCGGACGCCGACTGGGTGGCCGCTTTCATCGAACTCCGCTGCCACATCGCGGAGTTGATACGGGCCGAGGTTGGCGGACGCGTGGCGGAGAGAGCCCTGGCCGAGGTCAACGCCCGCGCGGCGGTCGCGCCTCCGGTCCTGCGGGCCGTGCGCGGCGCGGGTGGCAGGCTCGTCGGGGAGCTGGCCGCGGTTCCCGGTCCGGCCGCCCTGCTGGCCGTCGTCGCCCGCGACGCCGTCGACCTGCTCACCGACCCCGCGGCCCGCGCCCTGCTGCGCCAGTGCGAGGGCGACAACTGCCGTCGGCTCTATCTGGACACCTCACGGGGGCACCGCCGCCGCTGGTGCTCCAGCGAGGTCTGCGGCAACCGGGAGCGGGTCGCCAGACACCGGCGCAGGGCGGCCGTCGCGGCCCGCACCTGA
- a CDS encoding GNAT family N-acetyltransferase: protein MMIDGILLRSAALSDAEPLAAAYRRNREHLRPWEPDRPESFFTGAGQLDRLRSTLADRDAGRVLPWVMEETTSGRLVGTITLNSIALGPFRSATLGYWVDAGCTGRGVASGAVEEMCRVARDELGLHRVEAGTLLDNVASQRVLTRCGFEPYGVAPRYLHINGEWRDHRLFQRILHDGN from the coding sequence ATGATGATCGACGGCATACTCCTGCGCTCGGCCGCGCTGTCCGACGCCGAGCCGCTCGCCGCCGCCTACCGCCGCAACCGCGAACATCTGCGGCCCTGGGAGCCGGACAGGCCAGAGTCCTTCTTCACGGGTGCGGGCCAGCTGGACCGGCTGCGGAGCACGCTGGCCGACCGGGACGCCGGGCGGGTGCTGCCGTGGGTGATGGAGGAGACCACGAGCGGGCGCCTCGTGGGCACCATCACGCTCAACAGCATCGCCCTCGGACCGTTCCGCAGTGCCACCCTCGGCTACTGGGTGGACGCCGGCTGCACGGGCCGCGGTGTCGCGTCCGGCGCCGTGGAGGAGATGTGCCGGGTCGCGCGGGACGAGCTCGGGCTGCACCGCGTCGAGGCCGGAACGCTGCTCGACAACGTGGCCTCGCAGCGGGTCCTCACCAGGTGCGGCTTCGAGCCGTACGGTGTCGCCCCTCGCTATCTGCACATCAACGGCGAGTGGCGCGACCACCGGCTCTTCCAGCGGATCCTGCACGACGGGAACTGA
- a CDS encoding uroporphyrinogen-III synthase, producing MQDTAPPRPGPLAGFTVGVTAARRAEELVALLQRRGATVRHAPALRTVPLADDSELRSATAELTADPPDVVVATTAIGFRGWIEAADGWGPAGALVDLLRGTEILARGPKVKGAIRAAGLTETWSPASESMAEVLDRLLAEGVDGRRIAIQLHGEPVPGFVDALRAAGAEVVGVPVYRWVAPEDIGPLDRLLDDTLARSVDALTFTSAPAAVSLLARAEVRGLRTELLAALGRDVLALCVGPVTARPLQAEGVGTLQPERFRLAPMVQLLCEQLPAGAPVLPVAGHRVQIRGQAVLVDDTLRPVSPAGMALLRTLARRPGRVVSRAELLTALPGAGRDEHAVETAMTRLRTALGSPELIRTVVKRGYRLELEPGAHVG from the coding sequence ATGCAGGACACCGCACCACCCCGGCCCGGCCCCCTTGCCGGATTCACCGTCGGCGTGACCGCCGCCCGGCGGGCCGAAGAGCTCGTCGCGCTGCTCCAGCGGCGTGGCGCTACGGTCCGGCACGCGCCCGCGCTGCGCACCGTACCGCTGGCCGACGACAGCGAACTCCGGTCGGCCACCGCCGAGTTGACCGCCGATCCGCCCGATGTCGTCGTCGCGACCACCGCCATCGGGTTCCGCGGGTGGATCGAGGCCGCGGACGGCTGGGGCCCCGCCGGGGCGCTCGTCGACCTGCTGCGCGGGACGGAGATCCTCGCCCGCGGCCCCAAGGTCAAGGGCGCGATCCGGGCCGCCGGACTGACCGAGACCTGGTCGCCCGCGTCCGAGTCGATGGCGGAGGTGCTGGACCGGCTGCTCGCCGAGGGCGTCGACGGCCGGCGGATCGCGATCCAGCTGCACGGCGAACCGGTGCCGGGGTTCGTGGACGCGCTGCGGGCGGCGGGCGCCGAGGTCGTCGGCGTACCGGTGTACCGGTGGGTGGCGCCCGAGGACATCGGCCCGCTCGACCGTCTGCTGGACGACACGCTCGCCCGTTCCGTCGACGCCCTGACCTTCACCAGCGCGCCCGCGGCCGTCTCGCTGCTGGCCCGTGCGGAGGTGCGGGGACTGCGTACGGAACTGCTGGCCGCGCTCGGCCGGGACGTCCTGGCCCTCTGCGTGGGCCCGGTCACCGCGCGGCCCCTTCAGGCCGAGGGGGTCGGCACGCTCCAGCCGGAACGCTTCAGGCTGGCCCCGATGGTCCAGCTCCTCTGCGAGCAACTCCCCGCCGGAGCACCGGTGTTGCCCGTGGCGGGCCATCGGGTCCAGATCCGTGGCCAGGCGGTCCTGGTGGACGACACCCTGCGCCCGGTGTCCCCGGCGGGCATGGCCCTGCTGCGTACGCTCGCCCGCCGGCCGGGCCGGGTGGTGTCCCGCGCGGAGCTGCTGACGGCGCTGCCCGGGGCGGGCCGCGACGAACACGCCGTGGAGACGGCGATGACCCGGCTGCGTACGGCCCTCGGCTCGCCGGAGCTGATCCGGACGGTCGTCAAACGGGGCTACCGGCTGGAGCTGGAGCCGGGGGCGCACGTGGGGTAG
- a CDS encoding acyltransferase family protein — protein sequence MTATTTPGITPGTTPGASPDGAGATTAATTPAATPAPPGPPAPNRPPTRPPGRDRYLDLLRTTALVRVVFYHLFGWAWLSVVFPSMGVMFALAGSLMARSLARPAWGVIRGRVRRLLPPMWAFGALMVGMMVYAGWRPSVTKVLLYVVPVGAPPYPDSLGSASGWLEQSWPDQAVGPLWYLRAYLWFVLLSPLLLKAFRRLPWPTLFAPLALTAVVGTGLVTVPGEFGLALTDFAVYGSCWILGFAHQDGLLRKVPRYFLVSCAVPVMGFGLWWASGHLGPDGWDLNDIPLAQATWSLGACALLLAYSPSWHQLPAGLAKFDRVITLTNNRAVTVYLWHNALIMATVPLIDQLYNIPFVEDRFDTLLTTTYNVWMFVAVWPLIGLTVLAVGWIEDLAAGRRPRLWPDGAGRADRRTGRWPGGRRAAPGETRA from the coding sequence ATGACCGCCACCACCACGCCGGGCATCACGCCGGGCACGACGCCGGGCGCTTCTCCGGACGGCGCCGGGGCCACTACCGCAGCCACCACCCCAGCAGCCACCCCGGCCCCGCCGGGTCCGCCCGCTCCGAACCGCCCTCCGACCCGTCCGCCGGGCCGCGACCGTTATCTCGACCTGCTGCGCACCACGGCCCTGGTCCGGGTGGTCTTCTACCACCTCTTCGGCTGGGCCTGGCTGTCCGTCGTCTTCCCGTCCATGGGCGTGATGTTCGCGCTCGCCGGCTCGCTCATGGCCCGCTCACTGGCCCGCCCCGCGTGGGGCGTCATCCGTGGCCGGGTCCGCCGGCTGCTGCCGCCGATGTGGGCGTTCGGCGCGCTGATGGTCGGGATGATGGTGTACGCCGGGTGGCGGCCCTCCGTCACGAAGGTGCTCCTCTACGTCGTACCGGTCGGCGCCCCGCCGTACCCGGACTCGCTCGGCTCCGCGTCCGGCTGGCTGGAACAGAGCTGGCCGGACCAGGCGGTGGGGCCGCTCTGGTACCTGCGCGCCTACCTCTGGTTCGTACTGCTCTCGCCGCTGCTGCTCAAGGCGTTCCGCAGGCTCCCGTGGCCGACGCTGTTCGCGCCTCTCGCGCTGACCGCGGTGGTGGGTACCGGACTGGTGACGGTCCCCGGCGAATTCGGCCTGGCGCTCACGGACTTCGCGGTCTACGGCTCCTGCTGGATCCTGGGCTTCGCCCACCAGGACGGACTGCTCCGGAAGGTCCCGCGGTACTTCCTGGTGTCCTGTGCGGTCCCGGTGATGGGCTTCGGCCTCTGGTGGGCGTCCGGCCACCTCGGCCCGGACGGCTGGGACCTCAACGACATCCCGCTCGCGCAGGCCACCTGGTCGCTGGGCGCCTGCGCGCTGCTCCTCGCGTACTCGCCCTCCTGGCATCAACTGCCCGCCGGACTGGCGAAGTTCGACCGGGTGATCACGCTGACCAACAACCGCGCGGTGACCGTCTACCTCTGGCACAACGCGCTGATCATGGCCACCGTGCCGCTGATCGACCAGCTGTACAACATCCCGTTCGTCGAGGACCGGTTCGACACCCTGCTGACCACGACGTACAACGTCTGGATGTTCGTGGCGGTCTGGCCGCTGATCGGCCTGACGGTGCTGGCGGTGGGCTGGATCGAGGACCTGGCGGCCGGGCGCCGACCCCGGCTCTGGCCCGACGGCGCGGGGCGCGCGGACCGGCGCACCGGACGGTGGCCGGGCGGGCGGCGGGCGGCGCCGGGGGAGACACGGGCGTAG